A genomic stretch from Bradyrhizobium quebecense includes:
- the phnE gene encoding phosphonate ABC transporter, permease protein PhnE yields MATAISILPAQQLATLNDAYRKAVARKRLKVTVAAAVFCAALFIAALGADVNLHTFFTYFGNFVSYFDRILTLDSGARVWTDPVEWFWGLKKWLRLLGETLLISYVGTLTGAVFAFALNFFAAQNTSPGPWVRFTVRRLLEFARTVPGIVFALIFVIAFGLGPMAGVLAIAIHTTGALGKLFAEIVENADMKPVEGIRSTGASWLSCMRFGILPQVSAGYASYALLRFEINVREASVMGFVGAGGIGQELVVAIRKFYYSDVSAILVTIIVTVFIIDISTGWLRGRLFGKETRR; encoded by the coding sequence ATGGCGACCGCCATTTCCATCCTTCCCGCGCAGCAATTGGCGACGCTGAACGATGCCTATCGCAAGGCGGTCGCGCGCAAGCGGCTGAAGGTAACGGTGGCGGCCGCGGTGTTCTGCGCGGCGCTTTTTATCGCGGCGCTCGGCGCCGATGTGAATCTGCACACGTTCTTCACCTATTTCGGCAACTTCGTCAGCTATTTCGACCGCATCCTGACGCTGGATTCCGGTGCCCGGGTCTGGACCGATCCGGTGGAATGGTTCTGGGGCTTGAAGAAATGGCTGCGGCTGCTCGGTGAGACCCTCCTGATCAGCTATGTCGGCACCTTGACCGGTGCCGTGTTCGCCTTTGCGCTGAACTTCTTCGCGGCCCAGAACACCTCGCCGGGACCGTGGGTGCGCTTTACCGTCCGTCGCCTGCTCGAATTCGCCCGCACCGTACCCGGCATCGTGTTCGCGCTGATCTTCGTGATCGCGTTCGGCCTCGGGCCGATGGCCGGCGTGCTGGCGATTGCGATCCACACCACCGGGGCGCTCGGCAAGCTGTTCGCCGAGATCGTCGAGAATGCCGACATGAAGCCGGTCGAGGGCATCCGCTCCACCGGCGCGAGCTGGCTGTCCTGCATGCGCTTTGGCATCCTGCCGCAGGTCTCGGCGGGCTACGCCAGCTATGCGCTGCTGCGCTTCGAGATCAATGTCCGCGAGGCGTCGGTGATGGGCTTCGTCGGCGCCGGCGGCATCGGGCAGGAGCTGGTGGTCGCGATCCGCAAGTTCTACTATTCCGACGTCAGCGCGATCCTCGTCACCATCATCGTCACCGTCTTCATCATCGACATCTCGACCGGCTGGCTGCGCGGCCGGCTGTTCGGCAAGGAAACCCGCCGATGA
- the phnE gene encoding phosphonate ABC transporter, permease protein PhnE produces MSQLPKPDTAELRGKYAGVFERPASARLALPAVIVAALAIFAYGLVDLDFSPSKLITGMSQLGWITMMMIPPNPGSSFPLYMQALGETLSIALLGTTLAALFALPVSLLAARNIIPSNLIRFPVRRFLDSIRGVDTLIWALVWINVVGLGPFAGVLAIMVSDFGAFGKLFSEAIEAADRKQVEGIRASGGNALHEIRFGLLQQVLPVIAGQVLYFIESNTRSATIIGIVGAGGIGLQLAEQIRVLEWQKVSFLILMILIAVAAIDFISSKLRFAIIGQRAVV; encoded by the coding sequence ATGAGCCAGCTGCCGAAGCCGGACACCGCGGAATTGCGCGGGAAATACGCCGGCGTGTTCGAACGTCCGGCGTCGGCACGGCTGGCGCTGCCGGCCGTGATCGTGGCGGCGCTCGCGATCTTCGCATACGGCCTGGTCGATCTCGACTTCTCGCCGTCGAAGCTGATCACGGGGATGAGCCAGCTCGGCTGGATCACCATGATGATGATCCCGCCGAATCCGGGCTCGTCGTTCCCGCTCTACATGCAGGCGCTCGGCGAGACCCTGTCGATCGCGCTGCTCGGCACCACGCTTGCGGCCCTCTTTGCGCTGCCGGTCAGCCTCTTGGCGGCGCGCAACATCATCCCCTCGAACCTGATCCGCTTTCCGGTGCGCCGCTTCCTGGATTCGATCCGCGGCGTCGATACGTTGATCTGGGCGCTGGTCTGGATCAACGTCGTCGGCCTCGGCCCGTTTGCCGGTGTGCTGGCGATCATGGTCTCCGACTTCGGCGCGTTCGGAAAGCTGTTCTCCGAGGCGATCGAGGCGGCGGACCGCAAGCAGGTCGAGGGCATCCGCGCCTCCGGCGGCAACGCGTTGCATGAAATCCGCTTCGGCCTGCTGCAGCAGGTGCTGCCTGTGATCGCCGGGCAGGTGCTCTATTTCATCGAATCGAACACGCGTTCGGCCACCATCATCGGCATCGTCGGCGCCGGCGGCATCGGGCTGCAGCTCGCCGAGCAGATCCGCGTGCTGGAATGGCAGAAGGTGTCGTTCCTGATCCTGATGATCCTGATTGCGGTCGCCGCGATCGATTTCATCTCGAGCAAGCTGCGCTTTGCCATCATCGGCCAAAGGGCGGTGGTGTAG
- the phnF gene encoding phosphonate metabolism transcriptional regulator PhnF, which produces MSMQESSGVALWRQVADGIERGIADGRFAAGEKLPGEMEIAETYRVNRHTVRRALAALAERGLVRAERGSGTYVEAQRLAYPLRSRTRFSEIVGAGGHEPRGQLIDAGSDVANREIARELGLKIGAPLIRIEAVRLADRTPICVSTTWLSAERFPDAGSVFADVRSMTKLLGHYGVKDYHRASTRITAAIADATDAARLDLPLGRPVLVVDATDVDMLDRPLVTKRSRFAAERVEFLVENS; this is translated from the coding sequence ATGAGCATGCAGGAAAGTTCCGGCGTCGCCTTGTGGCGGCAGGTCGCTGACGGCATCGAGCGCGGCATCGCCGACGGCCGCTTTGCCGCGGGCGAAAAGCTGCCCGGCGAGATGGAGATCGCCGAGACTTACCGGGTCAACCGCCACACCGTGCGGCGGGCGCTCGCCGCACTGGCGGAGCGCGGCCTGGTGCGCGCCGAGCGCGGCAGCGGCACCTATGTCGAAGCTCAGCGCCTTGCCTACCCGCTGCGCTCACGCACGCGATTCTCCGAGATCGTCGGCGCCGGCGGCCACGAGCCGCGCGGCCAGCTGATCGATGCAGGCAGTGATGTCGCCAATCGCGAGATCGCGCGCGAGCTGGGCTTGAAGATTGGCGCGCCGCTGATCCGGATCGAAGCGGTGCGTCTCGCCGACCGGACGCCGATCTGCGTTTCCACCACCTGGCTGTCGGCCGAGCGCTTTCCCGATGCAGGCAGCGTGTTCGCCGACGTTCGCTCGATGACGAAGCTGCTCGGGCATTACGGCGTGAAGGATTACCACCGCGCCTCGACCCGGATCACCGCGGCGATTGCCGATGCGACCGACGCCGCACGGCTCGATCTGCCGCTGGGCCGGCCGGTGCTGGTGGTCGACGCGACCGATGTCGATATGCTGGACCGCCCGCTGGTGACCAAGCGCTCGCGCTTCGCCGCCGAGCGCGTGGAGTTTCTCGTCGAGAATAGCTGA
- the phnG gene encoding phosphonate C-P lyase system protein PhnG, whose product MSSTGADSKQAQRKAAMSVLAHSAAADIAGRLAAIAVPTHENLREPENGLVMMRGRIGGDGAPFNLGEATVSRAAVRLATGEVGFGYTLGRDAHKAQMIALCDAMVQSAELSGEVEAKVIAPLRVAMNAERARKAAETAATRVDFYTMVRGEG is encoded by the coding sequence ATGAGTTCGACCGGAGCAGACAGCAAACAGGCCCAGCGCAAGGCCGCGATGTCGGTGCTGGCGCACTCCGCCGCGGCCGACATTGCAGGCAGGCTGGCGGCGATCGCAGTGCCCACGCATGAAAACCTGCGCGAGCCGGAGAACGGCCTCGTGATGATGCGCGGGCGGATCGGCGGTGACGGTGCGCCGTTCAACCTCGGCGAGGCGACGGTGTCGCGCGCGGCGGTGCGGCTTGCGACCGGCGAGGTGGGCTTCGGCTACACGCTCGGCCGCGATGCGCACAAGGCGCAGATGATCGCGCTGTGCGACGCCATGGTGCAATCGGCGGAGCTGTCCGGCGAGGTCGAAGCGAAGGTGATCGCGCCGCTGCGTGTTGCCATGAATGCCGAACGCGCCCGCAAGGCCGCGGAGACCGCGGCGACGCGGGTTGATTTCTACACGATGGTGCGCGGTGAGGGGTGA
- the phnH gene encoding phosphonate C-P lyase system protein PhnH — MTTIAEMPAGFADKVLSAQSTFRSVMDAMARPGSVQRVAADVGTPAGMMRGSAAIALTLFDHDTPIWLDAAMSATPDVARWLKFHASAPVIADSSIASFALIGDPANLPVLDRFAFGSSEYPDRSTTLILQVDSLTQGPAFELKGPGIDGSALLQAMIKPRDLFQRLSINEALFPRGVDVVLVHDDKIVAIPRTTRLIASGV; from the coding sequence ATGACGACGATTGCCGAAATGCCCGCAGGGTTTGCCGACAAGGTGCTGTCGGCGCAATCCACGTTCCGCTCCGTGATGGATGCGATGGCGCGCCCAGGCAGCGTGCAGCGCGTCGCCGCTGATGTCGGAACGCCCGCCGGCATGATGCGCGGCTCGGCCGCGATCGCGCTGACGCTGTTCGATCATGATACGCCGATCTGGCTCGACGCCGCGATGTCGGCGACACCGGACGTCGCCCGCTGGCTGAAGTTTCACGCCAGCGCGCCGGTGATCGCCGATTCCTCGATCGCAAGCTTCGCGCTGATCGGCGATCCGGCCAACCTGCCCGTGCTCGACCGCTTCGCGTTCGGCAGCAGCGAGTATCCGGATCGTTCGACCACGCTGATCCTGCAGGTCGACAGCCTGACGCAGGGCCCGGCCTTCGAGCTGAAAGGTCCCGGCATCGACGGCAGCGCGCTGTTGCAGGCGATGATCAAGCCGCGCGACCTGTTCCAGCGGCTGTCGATCAATGAAGCGCTGTTCCCGCGCGGCGTCGACGTCGTGCTGGTCCATGACGACAAGATTGTCGCGATCCCGCGCACCACGCGGCTGATCGCAAGCGGAGTGTGA
- a CDS encoding carbon-phosphorus lyase complex subunit PhnI: MYVAVKGGERAIENAHRLLAHERRGDRDVPEVTLAQISEQLALGVDRVMTEGSLYDRELAALAIKQARGDMIEAIFLVRAFRATLPRFGATEPVNTGEMQVRRRISSTFKDVPGGQILGPTFDYTHRLLDPQLAEGFVPEQPVTAEASQAATPRVTDILGRDGLIESSPQADADAPVGDLTREPLSFPAYRDLRLQNLARGDEGFLLALGYSTQRGYGRNHPFAGEIRFGEVEVEFSAEDVGFAVPLGSIELTECQMVNQFKGSTTEAPCFTRGYGLAFGQSERKTMSMALVDRALRARELGEEAAAPAQDEEFVMSHSDNVQSTGFVEHLKLPHYVDFQSELGLLRKLRQEFAEANEAVELQEAAE; encoded by the coding sequence ATGTATGTAGCCGTCAAGGGAGGCGAGCGCGCCATCGAGAACGCTCATCGGCTGCTCGCGCATGAGCGGCGCGGCGATCGCGATGTGCCCGAGGTGACGCTGGCGCAGATCTCCGAGCAGCTCGCGCTCGGTGTCGACCGCGTGATGACCGAAGGCTCGCTCTACGATCGCGAGCTAGCGGCGCTCGCGATCAAGCAGGCGCGCGGCGACATGATCGAGGCGATCTTCCTGGTTCGTGCCTTCCGCGCCACGCTGCCGCGTTTTGGCGCCACCGAGCCGGTCAATACCGGCGAGATGCAGGTGCGGCGGCGCATCTCCTCGACCTTCAAGGACGTTCCGGGCGGCCAGATCCTGGGGCCGACCTTCGATTACACCCATCGCCTGCTCGATCCGCAGCTCGCGGAAGGCTTTGTGCCGGAGCAGCCGGTGACCGCGGAAGCCTCGCAGGCGGCAACGCCGCGGGTGACCGACATTCTCGGCCGCGACGGCTTGATCGAATCGTCGCCGCAGGCGGACGCCGACGCGCCGGTCGGCGACCTCACGCGCGAGCCGCTGAGCTTCCCGGCCTATCGCGATCTGCGGCTGCAGAATCTGGCGCGCGGCGACGAGGGCTTTCTGCTCGCACTCGGCTATTCGACGCAGCGCGGCTACGGCCGCAATCATCCCTTCGCCGGCGAGATCCGCTTCGGCGAGGTCGAGGTCGAATTCTCAGCCGAAGACGTCGGCTTCGCGGTGCCGCTCGGCTCGATCGAGCTGACCGAGTGCCAGATGGTCAACCAGTTCAAGGGCTCGACCACCGAGGCGCCGTGCTTTACCCGCGGCTATGGCCTCGCCTTCGGACAGAGCGAGCGCAAGACCATGTCGATGGCGCTGGTCGACCGCGCGCTGCGCGCACGCGAGCTCGGCGAGGAGGCGGCGGCGCCGGCGCAGGACGAGGAGTTCGTGATGTCGCACTCCGACAATGTCCAGTCGACCGGCTTCGTCGAGCATCTGAAGTTGCCGCATTACGTCGACTTCCAGTCCGAGCTCGGCCTGCTCCGCAAGCTGCGGCAGGAGTTCGCGGAAGCCAACGAAGCCGTCGAACTGCAGGAGGCCGCGGAATGA
- a CDS encoding alpha-D-ribose 1-methylphosphonate 5-phosphate C-P-lyase PhnJ: protein MNAPTYNFAYLDEQTKRMIRRAILKAIAIPGYQVPFASREMPMPYGWGTGGVQVTAAILGPGDVLKVIDQGSDDTTNAISIRKFFGKTAGVATTTSTTDATVIQTRHRIPEASLHAGQVLVYQVPIPEPLRFLEPRETETRRMHALAEYGLMHVKLYEDIARFGHIATAYAYPVKVNARYVMDPSPTPKFDNPKMDNCAALQLFGAGREKRIYAIPPYTTVVSLDFEDHPFTRYRFNAPCALCGADNSYLDEIVTDDKGGRMFVCSDTDFCEQRQAAGHHGTESAAPHKEKAHV from the coding sequence ATGAACGCGCCGACGTACAATTTCGCCTATCTCGACGAGCAGACCAAGCGGATGATCCGCCGCGCGATCCTGAAGGCGATCGCGATCCCCGGCTATCAGGTGCCGTTCGCGAGCCGCGAGATGCCGATGCCCTATGGCTGGGGCACCGGCGGCGTGCAGGTGACGGCGGCGATCCTCGGCCCCGGCGACGTGCTGAAGGTGATCGACCAGGGTTCGGACGATACCACCAACGCGATCTCGATCCGCAAGTTCTTCGGCAAGACCGCGGGTGTCGCGACCACGACCTCGACCACGGACGCGACCGTGATCCAGACTCGGCACCGCATTCCCGAAGCGTCGCTGCACGCCGGACAGGTGCTGGTCTATCAGGTGCCGATCCCCGAGCCGCTGCGCTTTCTCGAGCCGCGCGAGACCGAGACGCGGCGCATGCACGCGCTCGCCGAATACGGGCTGATGCATGTCAAGCTCTACGAGGACATCGCGCGCTTCGGCCACATCGCGACCGCCTACGCCTATCCGGTGAAGGTCAACGCACGCTACGTGATGGACCCGTCGCCGACGCCGAAATTCGACAATCCGAAGATGGACAATTGCGCGGCCTTGCAGCTGTTCGGCGCCGGCCGCGAGAAGCGCATCTACGCGATCCCGCCCTACACCACCGTGGTCTCGCTGGATTTCGAGGATCATCCGTTCACGCGCTACCGCTTCAACGCGCCCTGCGCGCTGTGCGGCGCCGATAATTCCTATCTCGACGAGATCGTCACCGACGACAAGGGCGGGCGGATGTTCGTCTGCTCCGACACCGACTTCTGCGAGCAGCGCCAGGCCGCCGGCCATCACGGCACCGAGAGCGCGGCGCCGCACAAGGAGAAG